The Chlamydiales bacterium STE3 DNA segment CAAAGAGCTCAAAAAAGGCGATCTGTTTGTTGTGCTTGGAGAATTAGAGGATTTCTATGCCGTCCAACCACCGACAGATATCAAAGCCTATGTTTTCCGCACTTTTGTTTTAGATAACCAAATCGAGGGCAACAACGTCAATGTGCGCTTGGGTCCCGATTTAGAGTCCCCTATTATCGCTAAACTTAGCTCTGGCGATCATGTTGATGGTGTTACGACAAGCTCTATTAATAACAAATGGTTTGAAATTACGCCTCCTTCTTCGGCTCGATTCTATATCGCGAAGGAATATATCGAAAAGATTGGAGACGCTGGATTGATGGCAAAATTGGCTAAAAAAGAAGCCGACCTTTCTAAACTTCTAGATTCAACGGTCCAGCTAAGCCAAGAAGAGATGGCTAAACCCTATCCAGAAATTAGCTTGGAAACCATTACAAAAAACTACCACACTGTTATTCAAAATCAACAAGAATTTCCTCATTATGCTCTAGAAGCAAAAGAACATTTAGCTCAACTACAGGAAAATTACCTCAACAAAAAAATTGCTTATCTTGAAGCAAAAGCATTTGATAAATCTCCAACAGAAGCTTTTACTTTTAGACCAGAAGCAAGCTCGGCAAACTCAACAATTGCAGTGCCATCTACTTCACAACCCCAAGCTTCTACTTGTCAAATTGCATGGGGTCCCAAAGAAGAATCTCAGTATGAGTTCTGGCTAGGGCAAAATGGCAAAGGCTCGTTAGAGGATTTCTATGCCGATCAAAAAAAGAAGGCTGTGAAACTACAAGGGAAATTAGAATTTTATAATCATGCAATAAAAAACCGCCCAGGAGATTATGTCTTGATTGATAAAGAGAACAATCAGCCTATTGGGTACTTATACAGCACAAAAATTGATCTTGAAAATAAGGTTGGGAGTGAACTTACTCTCGAAGCAGTAGAGAGGCCGAATAACCATTTCGCTTATCCCGCCTATTTTGTGTTATCTCTCGATTAATTCATGGAACTTCGCGAATGGGCAATACAAATCCTTTCTGCTGAAGTCCTCGAAGATAAACTCTTAAAGCCCGAAGTGCTCACTGATGAGCACCCAGGGCCCTCTCTCATTTTTAAAGAACCTTGCCGCCCTCCCCATATGACCTTCAATCGTCGTTCAAAAGAAGAAAAGCTCCCTTCTTTTCAAGAACTTCAATGCGAACAAAACCGTGCCATTTGCCTGCACCGTTTCGCCGGACATGAGCTCTTGGCCGTGGAAATCATGGCCTATGTAATTTTAGCTTTTCCTGATGCCCCTAAATCTTTTCGCAAAGGGGTGGCCCATGTTTTAAAAGAAGAGCAGGGGCATGTAAAAATTTATATGGAGCGTTTGCAGGCGATGGGTGTCACTTTTGGAGACTTACCTTTATACCGCCATTTTTGGGCACACACACCCTATATTCAATCTCCATTGCACTATGTGAGCATGATGAGCCTCACTTTCGAGATGGCGAACCTGGACTTTGCTCCTATCTATGGGAAAATTTTTTCCAATGTTGGCGATAAGGAGTCTGCTGCTTTAATGGCTACAATTCTAAGAGATGAAATTAGCCATGTCCGCTTTGGCTGGCAATGGCTAAACAATCTTAAAGATCAAAATCAATCGGAATGGGAGGCTTGGGAAGCAATTCTTGACACAACCCTATTAACGCCTAAACGAGCAAAAGGCTTTTTTCTACATCCTGAGAATCGCTTTAAAGCAGGAATTAATGCTGAATTTGTTGAGAAATTAAATAAGCTATAGTTTATCCACCTATGCTGCTGTTAATTTGAATCCCATTTCTTCTGATATTAATCTTCTGCAAATTAGGCTACTATAACAAGAGAAGAAACGAACTGGAGCAGCAAAGAAATACTAAATCTAATCCCTATCCCAATGGACAGTCTTTTGTTTCAAAATCTTCAATAGCGATATAGCGAGGGCTTTTCTCAATCAAGCTTAACGTTTTTA contains these protein-coding regions:
- a CDS encoding hypothetical protein (Product derived from UniProtKB/Trembl:Q6MDZ3), whose product is MRKGLFFACATIFCCIGQMSFAAAESSPNATTFSPFTGKVISNKVRLRNQPNLDGQIIKELKKGDLFVVLGELEDFYAVQPPTDIKAYVFRTFVLDNQIEGNNVNVRLGPDLESPIIAKLSSGDHVDGVTTSSINNKWFEITPPSSARFYIAKEYIEKIGDAGLMAKLAKKEADLSKLLDSTVQLSQEEMAKPYPEISLETITKNYHTVIQNQQEFPHYALEAKEHLAQLQENYLNKKIAYLEAKAFDKSPTEAFTFRPEASSANSTIAVPSTSQPQASTCQIAWGPKEESQYEFWLGQNGKGSLEDFYADQKKKAVKLQGKLEFYNHAIKNRPGDYVLIDKENNQPIGYLYSTKIDLENKVGSELTLEAVERPNNHFAYPAYFVLSLD
- a CDS encoding Uncharacterized protein (Product derived from UniProtKB/Trembl:F8L9I8) translates to MELREWAIQILSAEVLEDKLLKPEVLTDEHPGPSLIFKEPCRPPHMTFNRRSKEEKLPSFQELQCEQNRAICLHRFAGHELLAVEIMAYVILAFPDAPKSFRKGVAHVLKEEQGHVKIYMERLQAMGVTFGDLPLYRHFWAHTPYIQSPLHYVSMMSLTFEMANLDFAPIYGKIFSNVGDKESAALMATILRDEISHVRFGWQWLNNLKDQNQSEWEAWEAILDTTLLTPKRAKGFFLHPENRFKAGINAEFVEKLNKL